From Coriobacteriia bacterium, a single genomic window includes:
- a CDS encoding response regulator, protein MAGERILVVEDTELLRRIYADKLAQEGYEVTTASDGLEALDIVRSEPVDLVLLDLIMPRVGGLEVLETLKQEPDTEHIPVIILSNLGQEADVERGLSLGAVDYLIKNQAKPAAVATKIRLTLDYISGRASGQPAFTLSVRDHEPARTPSSSTSSSSGGSGARPVRRSSRSSCCPRRTGRAGSTRTSSAPPARGVSSRGRSVRVGSFKG, encoded by the coding sequence TTGGCCGGAGAACGGATACTCGTGGTCGAGGACACGGAGCTCCTTCGACGCATCTACGCGGACAAGCTCGCACAGGAGGGATACGAGGTGACGACGGCCTCCGACGGCTTGGAGGCCCTCGATATCGTCCGCTCCGAGCCGGTGGACCTCGTGCTGCTCGACCTGATCATGCCGAGGGTCGGGGGGCTGGAGGTACTCGAGACCCTCAAGCAGGAACCGGATACCGAGCACATCCCGGTCATCATCCTGTCGAACCTCGGACAGGAGGCCGACGTCGAGCGCGGCCTGTCCCTCGGGGCGGTCGACTACCTGATCAAGAACCAGGCGAAACCGGCCGCCGTCGCTACGAAGATCCGGCTGACGCTCGACTACATCTCGGGACGTGCCAGCGGACAGCCGGCGTTCACGCTGTCCGTACGGGACCATGAGCCGGCGCGGACGCCCTCGTCGAGCACCTCAAGCTCCAGCGGAGGTTCTGGTGCCCGGCCTGTCAGGCGGAGCTCGCGATCGAGCTGCTGCCCAAGGAGGACAGGCCGAGCTGGTTCGACGCGCACCTCGTCTGCACCGCCTGCCAGAGGAGTCTCTAGCCGGGGGCGATCCGTCCGCGTAGGGTCGTTCAAGGGATGA
- the whiG gene encoding RNA polymerase sigma factor WhiG, with product MKQDARTDTATLWAAYKETADPAAREQLILNYSPLVKYVAGRLSSNLPQTVETADLISYGIFGLIDAIEKYEPERGIKFETYAIARIKGAIIDELRAMDWVPRSVRARAREIEQAYITLENRLRRVPEDAEVAEEMGISMKELQGVLAKLSYASVVSFEELWTAGDRDERSSIIGSIQDESAEDPVAAFESEEIKDILAGAIERLPEREKIVIALYYYEGLTLKEIGEVLGVTESRVSQLHTKSVLRLRARLHSAQGRVPRA from the coding sequence TTGAAGCAGGACGCTCGCACCGACACGGCCACCCTTTGGGCGGCATACAAGGAGACGGCGGACCCGGCCGCGCGGGAGCAGCTCATCCTCAACTACTCGCCGCTGGTGAAGTACGTCGCCGGGCGCCTCTCCTCCAACCTCCCGCAGACCGTCGAGACCGCCGATCTGATCAGCTACGGCATCTTCGGCCTGATCGACGCGATCGAGAAGTACGAGCCCGAGCGCGGGATCAAGTTCGAGACCTACGCGATCGCCCGCATAAAGGGCGCGATCATCGACGAGCTCCGGGCGATGGACTGGGTCCCCCGCTCCGTCCGCGCGAGGGCGCGAGAGATCGAGCAGGCCTACATCACCCTCGAGAACCGCCTCCGCCGTGTCCCGGAGGACGCCGAGGTCGCCGAGGAGATGGGGATCTCGATGAAGGAGCTCCAGGGCGTCCTCGCGAAGCTCTCCTACGCGTCGGTGGTCTCTTTCGAGGAGCTCTGGACGGCAGGCGACCGCGACGAGCGGTCGAGCATCATCGGATCCATCCAGGACGAGTCCGCGGAGGACCCGGTGGCCGCGTTCGAGAGCGAGGAGATCAAGGACATCCTCGCCGGCGCGATAGAGCGGCTGCCCGAGCGCGAGAAGATCGTCATCGCGCTCTACTACTACGAAGGGTTGACGCTCAAGGAGATCGGTGAGGTCCTCGGAGTGACCGAGTCTCGGGTGAGCCAGCTGCACACGAAGTCCGTGCTTCGCCTGCGGGCGCGACTGCATTCGGCGCAGGGCCGGGTGCCGCGAGCCTAG
- a CDS encoding tyrosine recombinase, with translation MTGRRGEALVDAYLEHLRVERAASRHTVAAYASDLAAYLDWASRTEVDPVAPGHKRLRLFLGELDRAGYSRRTIARRLSAVRSFLDFLVLRGETDANPATVLSAPKQPARLPRVVPGVVLASLLDSPDPARPLGLRDRSILELLYAAGLRIGELERLDVGDVDLAAGQLRAFGKGSRERIVPLHRAACARVAAYLSEGRPALLKDKHVDALFLNRLGGRLSAGGARRMMARHLDSAAVGLGLTPHSLRHTFATHLLEGGADLRTVQELLGHVALSTTQIYTHLSTKRLRDVHHRAHPRA, from the coding sequence ATGACCGGCCGGCGGGGCGAGGCGCTCGTCGACGCGTACCTCGAGCACCTGCGGGTCGAGCGTGCCGCCTCGCGGCACACCGTCGCCGCATACGCCTCGGACCTCGCAGCCTACCTCGACTGGGCCTCGCGGACAGAGGTCGACCCCGTCGCGCCAGGCCACAAGCGTCTCCGGCTCTTCCTCGGCGAGCTCGACCGCGCCGGCTACTCGCGCCGCACCATAGCGCGGCGGCTCTCAGCGGTCCGCTCGTTCCTCGACTTCCTGGTGCTGCGCGGTGAGACCGACGCCAACCCCGCCACCGTGCTCTCCGCGCCGAAGCAGCCGGCACGCCTCCCGCGCGTCGTCCCTGGCGTCGTGCTCGCCTCGCTGCTCGACTCCCCCGACCCGGCCAGACCGCTCGGCCTTCGCGACCGGTCCATCCTCGAACTCCTCTATGCCGCCGGGTTGCGGATCGGTGAGCTCGAGCGGCTCGACGTCGGCGACGTCGATCTGGCGGCTGGGCAACTGCGCGCTTTCGGCAAGGGGTCCCGGGAGCGCATCGTGCCGCTGCACCGCGCGGCCTGCGCGAGGGTCGCAGCGTACCTGTCGGAGGGCAGGCCGGCCCTGCTGAAGGACAAGCACGTCGATGCGCTGTTCCTCAACCGTCTCGGCGGGCGGCTCTCCGCCGGAGGCGCGCGCCGGATGATGGCGCGACACCTTGACTCCGCCGCCGTCGGTCTCGGCCTGACACCGCACTCGCTGCGCCACACCTTCGCCACCCATCTGCTCGAAGGCGGCGCCGACCTGCGCACCGTGCAGGAACTCCTCGGTCACGTTGCGCTGTCTACCACCCAGATTTATACTCATCTGAGCACCAAGCGGCTACGTGACGTGCATCACAGAGCTCACCCTCGGGCCTGA